A genome region from Triticum aestivum cultivar Chinese Spring chromosome 2B, IWGSC CS RefSeq v2.1, whole genome shotgun sequence includes the following:
- the LOC123045209 gene encoding preprotein translocase subunit SECE1: MATTSTTPFHRLLAPARSNPAARLSLYTRGPPMLSFSRSISVRRRLAAASKDTASDKGQEQESSTAAGGAAEPAEEETPPGEKTSDEVATELKEVMRARKEAEVARGGGGWWAGVAQEMTEIEWPAPGKVLGTTGVVLGIIAGSTVALLSVNAILAELSDRVFAGRGLQDFF; the protein is encoded by the coding sequence ATGGCGACCACGTCGACCACCCCGTTCCACCGTCTCCTCGCCCCGGCCCGGTCGAACCCCGCCGCGCGCCTCTCCCTCTACACCCGCGGCCCTCCCATGCTCTCTTTCTCCCGCTCCATCTCCGTCCGCCGACGTCTCGCTGCCGCATCCAAGGACACCGCCAGCGACAAGGGGCAAGaacaagaatcgtccacggcagcGGGCGGAGCCGCGGAGCCCGCAGAGGAGGAAACACCTCCGGGTGAAAAAACCTCAGATGAAGTGGCGACGGAGCTTAAGGAGGTGATGCGTGCGCGTAAGGAGGCGGAGGTCGCCAGGGGCGGCGGTGGGTGGTGGGCCGGGGTGGCGCAGGAGATGACGGAGATCGAGTGGCCGGCGCCGGGGAAGGTTCTGGGCACCACGGGGGTCGTCCTCGGGATCATCGCGGGATCCACGGTCGCGCTGCTCTCCGTGAACGCGATCCTCGCCGAGCTCTCCGACCGTGTCTTCGCTGGCCGGGGCCTTCAGGATTTCTTCTAA